The following coding sequences lie in one Alphaproteobacteria bacterium genomic window:
- a CDS encoding RraA family protein, which yields MTGTGDPDPPPELIARLAPLATSTLANALDEVGLPDNVAAGVAAVAPGLRCAGPALTVKEVSGDFATFASSDFKVGAVIEAARAGDVIVIDAGGARVSTWGGMASYAASLKGIAGLVVDGGVRDLEEIVEFGFAVFARHLVPTTGRTRLKVEAIGEPIEIGGVGVAPGDLVVADGTGVVCLPAPRAAEIVTLAERFATDDAAAMADLEAGMTFVEVMDKYRKI from the coding sequence ATGACAGGAACCGGGGATCCGGATCCGCCGCCCGAGCTGATCGCACGCCTGGCGCCACTGGCCACCAGCACGCTGGCCAACGCGCTGGACGAGGTCGGCTTGCCCGACAACGTGGCCGCCGGCGTCGCCGCCGTGGCGCCTGGGCTGCGCTGCGCCGGCCCGGCGCTGACGGTCAAGGAGGTGAGCGGCGATTTCGCCACCTTCGCCTCCAGTGACTTCAAGGTCGGCGCCGTCATCGAGGCCGCCCGGGCCGGCGACGTCATCGTCATCGACGCCGGCGGCGCGCGGGTCTCGACCTGGGGCGGCATGGCCTCCTATGCCGCCAGCCTGAAGGGCATCGCCGGGCTGGTGGTCGATGGCGGCGTGCGCGACCTCGAGGAGATCGTCGAGTTCGGTTTCGCCGTCTTCGCCCGGCACCTGGTCCCCACCACGGGGCGCACCCGGCTCAAGGTCGAAGCCATCGGCGAGCCGATCGAGATCGGCGGCGTCGGCGTGGCGCCCGGCGACCTGGTGGTGGCCGACGGCACCGGCGTGGTCTGCCTGCCAGCCCCACGGGCGGCTGAAATCGTCACCCTGGCCGAACGCTTTGCGACCGACGACGCCGCCGCCATGGCCGACCTGGAAGCCGGCATGACGTTTGTCGAGGTGATGGACAAATATCGCAAAATATGA
- a CDS encoding nitrile hydratase subunit beta, with product MTDVHDMAGRDGLGPLVPDDDGVVFHQAWEGRVLALARAAMAGGHFNLDEFRHAMERIEPGYYLSSSYYERWLEGTITLLLEKGVLGEAEFAARLSELRGLAGKAGQNGGDSP from the coding sequence ATGACCGACGTACACGACATGGCCGGCCGCGACGGGTTGGGGCCACTGGTGCCTGATGACGACGGTGTGGTCTTTCATCAGGCCTGGGAGGGCCGTGTGCTGGCGCTGGCCCGCGCCGCCATGGCCGGCGGCCACTTCAACCTGGACGAATTCCGCCACGCCATGGAACGCATTGAGCCCGGCTATTACCTGAGCTCGAGCTACTACGAACGCTGGCTCGAGGGCACCATTACGTTGCTGCTGGAGAAAGGCGTGCTCGGCGAGGCCGAATTCGCGGCCCGGCTGAGCGAGTTGCGGGGCCTGGCCGGCAAAGCCGGCCAAAACGGTGGTGATTCGCCATGA
- a CDS encoding nitrile hydratase subunit beta has translation MSIVDLETVRGLYKDAGASRLDLDIAPRFKPGDAVRARTIEPAGHTRLAGYVRGKQGVVERDHGVFHLPDSRVAGDGDKPQHIYSVRFRARDLWGPEAAAQDSLNIDLWDDYLDPA, from the coding sequence ATGAGCATCGTCGACCTGGAAACCGTACGCGGCCTTTACAAGGACGCCGGGGCCAGCCGGCTCGACCTCGACATCGCGCCCCGCTTCAAGCCTGGGGATGCCGTGCGGGCCCGGACCATCGAGCCAGCCGGCCACACCCGCCTGGCGGGCTACGTGCGTGGCAAACAGGGCGTTGTCGAGCGCGACCACGGCGTCTTCCACCTGCCCGACAGCCGGGTCGCCGGCGATGGCGACAAGCCGCAGCACATCTATTCCGTGCGCTTCCGCGCCCGCGATCTCTGGGGTCCCGAGGCGGCGGCCCAGGACAGCCTCAACATCGATCTCTGGGACGATTATTTGGACCCCGCCTGA
- a CDS encoding nitrile hydratase subunit beta, which translates to MRKLPGIPELTVPERQAGAALPRDAGEPVFTEPWQAHAFAMVMALYQDGHYNWAEWDDYLGYHIQAPGHFGPAAESAGAVAPTREGANRSAFLAACERDGGRFYHHWLAAAEQLLDERGLVPRAELEARVEALAGVEREGPRFQAGESVRVRDTKRQGHTHLPGYLRGIVGRVEAEHGIFVFPDAAFEHHHGAGSGAELQRVYGVSFAAGDIWGAAASGDHRLNFNLWDYQLEAEDGS; encoded by the coding sequence ATGCGCAAGCTGCCCGGCATACCCGAGTTGACCGTGCCCGAGCGCCAGGCCGGCGCGGCGCTGCCGCGCGACGCCGGCGAGCCGGTCTTCACCGAGCCCTGGCAGGCCCACGCCTTCGCCATGGTGATGGCGCTCTACCAGGACGGCCACTACAACTGGGCCGAATGGGACGACTATCTCGGCTATCACATCCAGGCGCCGGGGCATTTCGGTCCAGCCGCGGAATCCGCGGGCGCCGTGGCGCCGACGCGCGAGGGCGCCAACCGGAGCGCCTTCCTGGCGGCCTGCGAGCGCGACGGCGGGCGTTTCTACCACCACTGGCTGGCCGCCGCCGAACAATTGCTGGACGAGCGCGGCCTGGTGCCCCGGGCCGAGCTCGAAGCTCGCGTCGAGGCCCTGGCCGGGGTCGAGCGTGAGGGGCCGCGCTTCCAGGCCGGTGAAAGCGTGCGGGTGCGCGATACCAAGCGCCAGGGCCACACCCACCTGCCCGGCTATCTGCGCGGCATCGTCGGCCGGGTGGAGGCCGAACACGGTATTTTTGTCTTTCCCGATGCCGCCTTCGAGCACCACCACGGGGCCGGCTCGGGCGCGGAATTGCAGCGCGTCTACGGCGTCTCCTTTGCCGCCGGCGACATCTGGGGGGCCGCAGCGAGCGGCGACCATCGCCTCAACTTCAATCTCTGGGATTATCAACTCGAAGCCGAGGACGGGTCATGA
- the nthA gene encoding nitrile hydratase subunit alpha, translating to MSSTGKAGHVPGPDSETALRVRALESLLLEKGLIEAQALDELIDLFENRLGPWNGARVVARAWSDPDYKLRLMQDGTAAIAEMGFEAVQGEEMVIVENTAEVHNIVVCTLCSCFPWATLGLPPVWYKSAPYRSRAASDPRGVLREFGTEIGADVGVRVWDSNAEVRYMVLPERPAGSEDLDEEALAALVTRDAMIGVAKVASP from the coding sequence ATGAGTTCAACCGGCAAGGCGGGCCACGTTCCGGGTCCCGATTCGGAGACGGCGCTACGCGTGCGGGCGCTGGAATCGCTGCTTTTGGAAAAGGGGCTGATCGAGGCCCAAGCGCTGGACGAGCTCATCGACCTCTTCGAGAACCGGCTCGGGCCCTGGAACGGCGCCCGTGTGGTGGCCCGAGCCTGGAGCGATCCCGACTACAAACTTCGCTTGATGCAAGATGGCACGGCGGCGATCGCCGAGATGGGCTTCGAGGCCGTGCAGGGCGAGGAAATGGTGATCGTCGAGAACACCGCCGAGGTGCACAACATTGTAGTTTGCACGCTTTGTTCCTGCTTCCCCTGGGCCACGCTGGGGCTGCCGCCGGTGTGGTACAAATCGGCGCCCTACCGGTCCCGGGCGGCCAGCGACCCGCGCGGCGTCTTGCGCGAGTTCGGTACCGAGATCGGCGCCGATGTCGGCGTACGCGTTTGGGACAGCAACGCCGAGGTGCGCTACATGGTGCTGCCTGAAAGGCCGGCCGGCAGCGAGGATCTGGACGAAGAGGCGCTGGCGGCACTGGTCACCCGCGATGCCATGATCGGCGTTGCCAAGGTGGCGTCGCCCTGA
- a CDS encoding caspase family protein, translating into MRSAALTIGFALALIAGPAGAAEKVAPVIELPAEVALEGDTVRLEGRIRDQSRIVFATLDGQPIAVGPGGAIVLQKKVGSGATVLVVAALDEWGNRTEKTVRLMRPAALPELSFGNYYALVIGNNNYAQLPKLKTAVGDARAVAALLKDAYGFETKLLIDASRQQVIGAMAELRGKLKPSDNLLLYYAGHGVLDSYAEEGFWLPVDAAKDNPANWISNGDVTNMLRAIRAKHVMVVADSCYSGTLVRAAPIKIKTAEERSTWLERMAAKRSRTALVSGGLEPVMDAGGGGHSVFTKAFLESLSQNREVTDGQALFAAIKRPVALESDQTPEYSDIRRAGHDGGDFLFIRKNAGRQVARAAPAPWRPAAPAPAIAPPVAAAPRPDHTVELAFWNSIKDSKNAAEYQAYLSQYPKGAFAALARQRVQALKRPKPQPQPQRQAAVRLPAQVDPARALDGTWRARAVQLFGGDYCPSELELEVTVRNRRLEGHGERITMSGRISVNDELEATIVSADNSLFDVQARLKGREFRGQVTVGAMAHLDDPSNVGSGCDLRFTMRR; encoded by the coding sequence ATGAGAAGCGCGGCTCTCACCATTGGATTTGCCCTGGCGTTAATCGCTGGCCCGGCCGGGGCGGCCGAGAAGGTTGCCCCCGTGATCGAGCTGCCGGCCGAGGTAGCGCTCGAGGGCGACACGGTGCGGCTCGAGGGCCGCATTCGGGATCAGTCGCGCATCGTTTTTGCCACCCTCGACGGCCAGCCCATCGCGGTCGGACCGGGCGGCGCCATCGTGCTGCAAAAGAAGGTGGGCAGCGGGGCCACGGTGCTCGTGGTTGCGGCACTGGACGAATGGGGCAACCGCACGGAAAAGACGGTGCGCCTGATGCGCCCGGCGGCGTTGCCGGAGCTTTCGTTTGGTAACTATTACGCCCTGGTCATCGGCAACAACAATTATGCCCAACTGCCCAAGCTGAAAACGGCAGTGGGCGATGCCCGGGCGGTGGCGGCGCTGCTCAAGGACGCTTACGGCTTCGAAACAAAGCTCTTGATCGATGCCAGCCGCCAGCAGGTGATCGGCGCCATGGCCGAGCTGCGCGGCAAGCTCAAGCCGTCCGACAACTTGCTGCTCTATTACGCCGGCCACGGCGTGCTCGACAGCTACGCCGAGGAAGGCTTCTGGCTGCCCGTCGACGCCGCCAAGGACAATCCCGCCAACTGGATCTCCAACGGCGACGTCACCAACATGCTGCGGGCCATCCGGGCCAAGCATGTCATGGTGGTGGCGGACAGCTGCTATTCCGGCACCCTGGTGCGGGCGGCGCCGATCAAGATCAAGACGGCCGAGGAGCGTTCCACCTGGCTCGAGCGCATGGCTGCCAAGCGCTCGCGCACGGCGCTGGTCTCGGGCGGACTGGAGCCGGTGATGGATGCCGGTGGCGGCGGTCATTCGGTGTTCACCAAGGCCTTCCTGGAATCGCTGTCGCAGAACCGCGAGGTGACCGACGGCCAAGCCCTGTTCGCCGCCATCAAACGGCCGGTGGCGCTGGAATCGGACCAGACGCCGGAGTATTCCGACATCCGCCGGGCCGGCCACGACGGTGGCGATTTTCTCTTCATCCGCAAGAATGCGGGGCGGCAAGTTGCTCGTGCGGCCCCGGCGCCCTGGCGCCCGGCGGCCCCCGCCCCCGCCATCGCACCCCCCGTCGCCGCGGCCCCGCGACCCGACCACACGGTGGAGCTGGCCTTTTGGAATTCCATCAAGGACAGCAAAAACGCGGCTGAGTACCAGGCCTACCTGAGCCAGTACCCCAAAGGGGCCTTCGCCGCCCTGGCCCGCCAGCGCGTACAAGCCCTGAAGCGCCCCAAACCCCAGCCCCAGCCACAACGCCAGGCCGCCGTACGGCTGCCGGCGCAGGTCGATCCGGCCCGTGCCCTCGACGGCACCTGGCGAGCCCGGGCGGTGCAGCTTTTCGGCGGCGACTACTGTCCCAGCGAGCTGGAGCTCGAAGTCACGGTGCGCAACCGTCGCCTCGAAGGCCACGGCGAGCGCATCACCATGAGCGGCCGCATCAGCGTCAACGACGAACTCGAAGCCACCATCGTATCCGCCGACAACTCGCTCTTCGACGTGCAAGCGAGGCTGAAGGGCCGCGAATTTCGCGGCCAGGTCACAGTCGGTGCCATGGCCCACCTCGACGACCCCTCGAACGTCGGCTCGGGCTGCGATCTCAGGTTCACCATGCGGCGCTAG
- a CDS encoding nitrile hydratase subunit beta, with the protein MSEANMPSDLQRLFRDDDGALYAGEAAARAIAIIMKLFADGHYSWPEWVDKFSVEIAPPGHYRQGPEAAAGAEAQLSGEGGEINQNYARLWLAACEKLLLEKGLISSAELAGRLEALRGVAGPAQSLAIGERVRVRDLEPMGEAHLPIFIRGKLGLIERNLGDFAAPVADEERQPHYSVRFTAAELWGADRPEGDSLNFTIWQGYLEPA; encoded by the coding sequence ATGAGCGAAGCCAACATGCCAAGCGATCTGCAACGCCTGTTCCGCGACGATGACGGCGCGCTTTACGCCGGCGAGGCGGCGGCCCGGGCCATCGCCATCATCATGAAGCTCTTTGCCGACGGTCACTATTCCTGGCCCGAATGGGTCGACAAGTTCAGCGTCGAAATCGCTCCGCCGGGACACTACCGCCAGGGGCCGGAAGCGGCCGCCGGGGCGGAGGCGCAGCTCAGCGGGGAGGGGGGTGAGATCAACCAGAACTACGCCCGGCTCTGGCTCGCGGCCTGCGAAAAGCTGTTGCTGGAGAAGGGACTGATAAGCTCGGCCGAGTTGGCCGGTCGGCTGGAGGCTTTGCGCGGCGTTGCTGGCCCGGCCCAATCGTTGGCCATCGGCGAGCGGGTTCGGGTGCGCGACCTGGAGCCCATGGGCGAGGCCCACCTGCCGATCTTTATCCGCGGCAAGCTGGGCCTCATTGAGCGCAACCTCGGCGACTTCGCGGCACCGGTTGCTGATGAGGAGCGGCAACCCCATTACAGCGTCCGTTTCACGGCCGCGGAACTGTGGGGTGCCGACCGGCCCGAGGGCGATAGCCTCAACTTCACCATCTGGCAGGGCTATCTCGAGCCCGCCTGA